TTCTTATAGACGCGGAATCGGCGTATTTTCTAATCGTCGAGATGTAGAATTAGCGATTAACGAACTGAAAGATATTGGTTTCTCGATGAATCAAATTTCTGTCGTCGCTAAAGATGTAGATGATAAAGATTCAATTAGAGGAACGGATGTTAACAAACCCCAAGGTAACGAAGCCAAAGAAGGTGCAGAAATTGGTTCAGTAACGGGAACCGCATTAGGAATGGCTGGCGGTTTGTTAGCAGGTTTGGGAACTTTAGCAATTCCCGGTATTGGTCCAGTAGTAGCCGCAGGTACAATTGGAACTACTTTAGCCACAACCTTAGCAGGTGGTGGAATTGGGGCAGT
The Oscillatoria salina IIICB1 genome window above contains:
- a CDS encoding general stress protein — its product is MALGSYRRGIGVFSNRRDVELAINELKDIGFSMNQISVVAKDVDDKDSIRGTDVNKPQGNEAKEGAEIGSVTGTALGMAGGLLAGLGTLAIPGIGPVVAAGTIGTTLATTLAGGGIGAVSGGLVGALAGLGIPSDRAQVYSDRLASGDYLIIVEGRSDEIARAEMVLLNNRGIEEWGVYDANRDEAVRH